A single Syntrophorhabdaceae bacterium DNA region contains:
- the msrA gene encoding peptide-methionine (S)-S-oxide reductase MsrA — protein sequence MKLYVTGIILSLALLVATGPVGAKEAVPGNGSPRLEKATFAGGCFWCMEAPFDHLEGVVSVTPGYTGGTKKNPSYEEVSAGGTGHAESVQIVFDPAKTSYLTLVEIFWHNIDPLTKDGQFCDMGRQYRTAIFTHNEEQKKVAEESKKALEESPRLKGKTIYTEITAASEFYPAEEYHQHYYKKNPLRYKFYRFSCGRDDRLQEIWGKPPH from the coding sequence ATGAAACTTTACGTCACGGGTATTATCCTGTCCCTCGCCCTCCTGGTAGCAACCGGACCTGTGGGGGCAAAAGAGGCCGTCCCGGGTAACGGCAGCCCCCGCCTTGAGAAGGCTACCTTTGCCGGCGGGTGCTTCTGGTGCATGGAGGCGCCTTTCGACCACCTGGAAGGGGTAGTATCGGTGACGCCCGGCTACACGGGAGGCACAAAAAAGAACCCTTCCTATGAAGAAGTATCCGCAGGCGGCACGGGTCACGCCGAATCGGTCCAGATCGTATTCGATCCCGCGAAAACAAGCTATTTGACCTTAGTAGAAATCTTCTGGCACAACATAGACCCCCTGACGAAGGACGGCCAGTTCTGCGATATGGGCCGCCAGTACCGGACCGCTATTTTCACCCATAACGAAGAGCAGAAGAAGGTCGCGGAAGAATCGAAGAAGGCCCTCGAGGAGTCCCCCAGGCTCAAAGGCAAGACCATTTATACGGAGATCACCGCCGCCTCCGAATTTTATCCCGCGGAAGAGTACCACCAGCACTACTACAAGAAGAACCCCCTGAGGTACAAATTCTACCGCTTCAGCTGCGGCAGGGACGATCGGCTTCAGGAAATCTGGGGCAAGCCGCCTCATTAG